A genomic stretch from Nitrospirota bacterium includes:
- a CDS encoding Slp family lipoprotein: MRRLLPLSLLFAVLLSCAPVLRQDLLDRAAINPPLQDMQANPSAYKGRLFVLGGMIVQTKFVPRGAQIEAVYIPVDEDGDLKSTRYAGGRYLALYPRDIGFLEPEIYKKDRRITIAGEFIGIQTGKLDEVEYPYPVFEIRDIHLWEEERPYYYPPYYGPHWRYPYSYPYRYPFWWDDPFWMSRPYPYWW; this comes from the coding sequence ATGAGACGACTTCTTCCGCTCTCTCTGCTATTCGCCGTGCTCCTCTCCTGCGCCCCGGTATTGAGGCAGGACCTCCTCGACCGCGCCGCTATCAATCCCCCGCTCCAGGATATGCAGGCGAACCCCTCTGCCTACAAGGGGCGGCTCTTCGTCCTCGGCGGGATGATCGTACAGACGAAGTTCGTTCCCAGGGGCGCTCAGATCGAGGCAGTGTATATCCCTGTCGATGAGGACGGCGACCTGAAGAGTACGCGGTATGCCGGCGGGAGATACCTCGCCCTCTATCCGCGGGATATCGGCTTCCTCGAGCCGGAAATCTACAAAAAGGACAGGAGGATCACCATCGCGGGCGAATTCATCGGTATCCAGACCGGCAAGCTCGACGAGGTCGAGTACCCCTACCCTGTCTTCGAGATAAGGGACATTCACCTCTGGGAGGAGGAGCGGCCGTATTACTATCCTCCCTACTACGGCCCTCACTGGCGCTATCCCTACAGCTATCCGTACCGCTATCCCTTCTGGTGGGACGATCCCTTCTGGATGTCCCGTCCCTATCCTTACTGGTGGTAA